A single region of the Vicia villosa cultivar HV-30 ecotype Madison, WI linkage group LG4, Vvil1.0, whole genome shotgun sequence genome encodes:
- the LOC131598807 gene encoding zinc-finger homeodomain protein 6-like: protein MEGGGMLSSSSSSPHSQNYIYRECLRNHAASLGSYATDGCGEFTVDDTSVSAVNSLQCAACGCHRNFHRKITATMVRDNVNAIVAMSDQVMEYSGGGGGGDGRRKRYRSKFTADQKEKMLGFAEKLGWKLQRKELDEEIERFCESVGVSRQVFKVWMHNHKNSCFSNSSDPSAGNANSSLTQ, encoded by the coding sequence atggaaGGAGGAGGAatgttatcatcatcatcatcatcaccacatTCTCAAAACTATATCTACAGAGAGTGTTTAAGAAACCATGCAGCCAGCCTCGGCAGCTACGCTACCGACGGCTGCGGCGAATTCACCGTGGACGACACTTCAGTATCAGCAGTCAACAGCCTCCAATGTGCAGCCTGTGGCTGCCACCGGAACTTCCATCGCAAGATAACTGCGACGATGGTGAGAGATAATGTGAACGCCATCGTCGCAATGTCAGATCAGGTGATGGAATATTccggtggtggtggtggaggagATGGGAGGAGGAAGAGGTATAGGTCGAAGTTTACGGCGGATCAGAAGGAGAAGATGCTGGGGTTTGCGGAGAAGCTGGGGTGGAAGTTGCAGAGGAAGGAACTTGATGAGGAAATTGAAAGGTTTTGTGAAAGTGTTGGGGTGAGTAGACAGGTTTTTAAGGTTTGGATGCATAATCATAAGAATTCTTGTTTCTCTAATTCTTCTGATCCTTCTGCTGGTAATGCTAATTCTTCTCTTACTCAGTAG